One genomic region from Flagellimonas oceani encodes:
- a CDS encoding type II toxin-antitoxin system RelE/ParE family toxin — protein sequence MTSGYKILWTHNAIVELKGIIEYLQENWTEKELGNYAQELDHTIELISKNPEFFQSSEKKDNIRRAVIAKYTNLYYRINSNSVEILSLFSNRQSPDKLKV from the coding sequence ATGACAAGTGGTTATAAAATTCTGTGGACCCACAATGCAATTGTTGAATTGAAAGGAATCATCGAATATTTGCAGGAAAATTGGACGGAAAAGGAATTGGGAAATTATGCTCAAGAACTTGACCATACCATTGAACTGATTTCCAAGAATCCTGAATTTTTTCAGTCATCAGAAAAGAAAGACAACATTCGAAGGGCTGTCATTGCCAAATACACTAATCTTTATTACAGGATCAATTCCAATTCGGTAGAGATACTTTCGCTATTTTCCAATAGACAGAGCCCGGACAAACTCAAAGTTTAA
- the ccsA gene encoding cytochrome c biogenesis protein, which translates to MIDILKKTLFSTRLMAVLFLVFAAALAMGTFVETWYSTETARIYIYNATWFEAIMVFFVINFFGNIYRYRLLQWKKWPVLVLHLSWILIIIGAFVTRYISYEGMMPIREGATEKVFYSDKTFLTAFVDGEINGETKRRVLEDDILVTPEGKRTSLPWKSDFNGQPFSISYVDFIKGAEEGLVPDENGAEYLQIVEAGDGQRHEHYLENGKIASVHNILFALNNETDGAINIFYDEENGYRIKSPFEGDFMRMADQFKGAVTSDSIQPLQLRSLYNMGGMQFVVPEPLIKGRYGVVEVPEEEISPATQDALVVSISANGDTQEVKLLGGKGSANFSDKINVGGLDFSLSYGSKVYELPFSIELNDFIAEKYPGTEAGYASFMSKVTVHDDRPFDYDIYMNHVLDHKGYRFFQANFDPDEKGTGLSVNHDWWGTWITYIGYFLLYIGLMGIMFFGKTRFRDLQIMLKKIKEKKAALTTIALLFVAINANAQDAHEHSSVPTQKQIDSVITATTVAEEHAEKFGALIIQDENGRMKPVNTFASELLRKLSGDDKYQDLSANQVFLSMMLNPGVWYTTDIIALGDKGNDSIRKVIGVPEETKFVKATDFFDAKGSYKLRPFLEKATSKANPNKFEKDFKKVGERLSLLDVALSGQMVKIFPLLNDENNKWISAVEYRGGEYQVQDSLYANFIKNAMPYYLNSLQQSIVSGDYSQPDRLLEAFRQNQKNHGEEILPSENKIKTEIIYNKLDLFNRLYRYYAMVGLLLFFVLIAKIFKERKILDAVAYVLKGTIIIFFIWHTIGLILRWYISGHAPWSDAYESILYVSWATMGIGLALGRKSELTIASSAFVTCMLLWVAHQSWVDPAIANLVPVLDSYWLMIHVAVIVGSYGPLTVGMILGVVALLLMILTTKKNKKRMDINIKELTVINELALTTGLIMLTIGNFLGGQWANESWGRYWGWDPKETWALVSIMIYAFVLHMRLVPGLRGKWIYNFASIVAYASIMMTYFGVNFYLVGLHSYASGDQVITPSFVWYTVLGVFILGGISFWRYKVHYAKK; encoded by the coding sequence ATGATTGATATTCTTAAAAAAACGCTTTTTTCCACAAGACTTATGGCTGTTCTATTTTTGGTTTTTGCTGCTGCATTGGCCATGGGAACTTTTGTGGAAACTTGGTACAGTACCGAAACCGCACGAATTTACATCTACAATGCTACTTGGTTCGAGGCCATTATGGTATTTTTTGTAATCAATTTTTTCGGAAATATTTACAGATATCGGTTATTGCAGTGGAAAAAATGGCCAGTACTTGTTCTTCACCTTTCGTGGATTCTGATCATTATTGGTGCTTTTGTGACCCGTTACATCAGTTACGAGGGTATGATGCCCATTAGGGAAGGTGCTACTGAAAAAGTTTTTTATTCGGACAAGACCTTTTTAACGGCGTTTGTTGATGGTGAGATCAATGGAGAAACCAAAAGAAGGGTGCTGGAGGACGATATCTTGGTAACGCCTGAAGGGAAACGTACCAGTCTACCATGGAAATCCGATTTTAATGGGCAACCATTTTCCATCTCCTATGTTGATTTTATTAAGGGAGCGGAAGAAGGGTTGGTGCCAGATGAAAATGGAGCTGAATATTTACAAATTGTGGAAGCGGGCGATGGACAAAGACATGAACATTATTTGGAAAATGGGAAAATAGCCAGTGTCCACAATATTCTTTTTGCCCTGAACAATGAAACCGACGGTGCCATCAACATTTTTTATGATGAGGAGAACGGTTATCGTATCAAATCACCTTTTGAAGGGGATTTTATGCGTATGGCCGACCAGTTTAAGGGAGCAGTTACCAGTGACAGCATTCAGCCGCTTCAACTACGTTCGCTCTACAACATGGGGGGGATGCAGTTTGTGGTGCCCGAGCCCTTGATCAAAGGTAGGTACGGGGTCGTCGAAGTTCCCGAGGAAGAAATTTCCCCTGCAACACAAGACGCATTGGTGGTATCCATCTCTGCAAATGGGGATACCCAAGAGGTGAAATTATTGGGAGGCAAGGGGAGTGCCAACTTCTCCGATAAGATAAACGTTGGAGGCTTGGATTTTTCATTGAGCTATGGATCAAAAGTATACGAACTTCCTTTCTCCATTGAATTGAACGATTTCATCGCGGAAAAATATCCCGGGACAGAAGCGGGCTATGCTTCTTTTATGAGCAAGGTTACGGTACACGATGATCGCCCTTTTGATTACGATATTTATATGAACCACGTTTTGGACCATAAGGGATACCGTTTTTTTCAGGCGAATTTTGATCCAGATGAAAAAGGTACCGGTCTTTCCGTAAACCATGATTGGTGGGGTACCTGGATAACCTATATTGGATATTTTCTGCTTTACATCGGGTTAATGGGCATTATGTTTTTTGGTAAAACACGTTTTAGGGATTTACAGATCATGCTCAAAAAAATAAAGGAAAAGAAGGCTGCGTTGACTACGATAGCTCTTTTATTTGTTGCGATCAATGCAAATGCGCAGGATGCACATGAGCATTCGTCGGTACCTACCCAAAAACAAATTGACTCTGTGATCACTGCTACCACAGTGGCCGAAGAGCATGCCGAAAAATTTGGCGCATTGATCATACAGGATGAAAATGGACGAATGAAGCCCGTGAACACTTTCGCTTCCGAACTTTTGCGAAAATTAAGTGGGGACGACAAATATCAAGACCTTTCAGCCAATCAAGTTTTCCTTTCCATGATGCTGAACCCTGGCGTTTGGTACACTACCGACATTATTGCATTGGGAGATAAGGGAAATGACAGTATTCGTAAGGTTATCGGTGTTCCTGAAGAAACAAAATTTGTTAAGGCAACAGATTTCTTTGATGCCAAGGGAAGCTATAAACTCAGGCCTTTTTTGGAGAAGGCGACCTCCAAGGCAAACCCTAACAAATTCGAAAAGGATTTTAAGAAAGTAGGGGAGCGCTTAAGTCTATTGGATGTTGCCCTGAGCGGTCAAATGGTGAAGATATTCCCATTGCTGAACGATGAGAACAACAAATGGATATCTGCCGTGGAATATCGTGGTGGAGAATATCAGGTTCAGGATTCGCTCTATGCGAATTTCATCAAAAATGCAATGCCCTATTATCTGAATTCCTTACAACAGTCGATTGTTAGCGGCGACTATTCCCAGCCCGATAGATTGTTGGAGGCGTTCCGGCAAAATCAAAAGAACCATGGCGAGGAAATACTGCCATCGGAAAACAAAATAAAGACCGAGATCATCTACAATAAACTGGACCTCTTCAACCGCTTGTACAGATACTATGCAATGGTCGGGTTGCTCTTGTTTTTTGTGCTGATAGCCAAGATTTTTAAGGAACGTAAAATCCTTGATGCGGTCGCTTATGTATTAAAGGGTACCATTATCATATTTTTTATATGGCACACCATCGGTTTGATTCTACGATGGTACATTTCCGGTCATGCCCCTTGGAGCGATGCTTACGAAAGTATTCTCTACGTATCATGGGCAACCATGGGCATAGGTTTGGCATTGGGCCGAAAGAGTGAACTTACCATTGCCTCCAGTGCTTTTGTGACCTGTATGTTGTTGTGGGTGGCGCATCAAAGTTGGGTAGATCCCGCAATTGCAAATCTGGTTCCTGTATTGGACAGTTATTGGTTGATGATCCACGTAGCCGTAATTGTGGGCAGTTATGGCCCGTTGACCGTCGGGATGATATTGGGCGTGGTAGCCTTGTTGTTGATGATCCTTACCACCAAAAAGAATAAAAAGCGAATGGACATCAATATAAAAGAGCTTACCGTGATCAACGAACTGGCACTTACCACAGGTTTGATAATGTTGACCATAGGTAACTTTTTGGGCGGCCAGTGGGCCAATGAGAGTTGGGGCCGTTATTGGGGCTGGGATCCCAAGGAAACTTGGGCATTGGTCTCTATTATGATCTATGCATTTGTGCTGCACATGCGATTGGTTCCCGGTCTTCGGGGCAAATGGATCTATAATTTTGCCAGTATTGTGGCCTATGCCAGTATTATGATGACCTATTTTGGAGTTAATTTTTATCTGGTCGGATTGCACAGTTATGCCAGCGGGGACCAAGTAATAACCCCAAGTTTTGTATGGTATACCGTACTTGGGGTCTTTATTTTAGGTGGAATCAGTTTTTGGCGTTACAAGGTGCATTACGCAAAAAAATAG
- a CDS encoding trans-sulfuration enzyme family protein translates to MSNDKKGLNTICTHVGEVEDKQFKGAVSPLYMSTSYQFEDVDIKRYPRYYNTPNQEALCKKLAALEHTEAALIFGSGMAAISTALMAFLQAGDHVVLQQTTYGGTYHFAVSQFERFGIEYSFTTGWEVEDFEKEIKPNTKVLYLETPSNPLLTITDVKGVADLAKKKGILSMIDNTFASPINQNPVDFGIDVVVHSATKYMGGHSDICAGVVAASQEHMDKVWQTAICFGGSLSDYTVWLLERSLKTMAIRVKAQNENAMKMAEYLYRNNDVDNVYYPGLKHHPGHELAKSQMKGYGGMLSFELNPEIDASQFFKELKLIKPSMSLAGIESTMLSPTQTSHALMSSEDRAKQGIKDSLIRFSLGIEETEDLIADIEQAIAKVKSMTVTA, encoded by the coding sequence ATGAGCAACGATAAAAAAGGACTCAATACCATCTGTACCCACGTTGGGGAAGTGGAGGACAAGCAATTCAAAGGGGCCGTTTCCCCATTGTACATGAGCACATCCTACCAATTTGAGGATGTGGACATCAAAAGATATCCAAGGTATTACAACACGCCCAATCAAGAGGCATTGTGCAAAAAACTGGCGGCCTTGGAGCATACCGAGGCCGCTTTGATTTTTGGCAGTGGTATGGCCGCTATCAGTACGGCGTTGATGGCTTTCTTGCAGGCAGGCGACCATGTGGTGCTGCAGCAGACCACTTATGGTGGCACCTATCATTTTGCGGTAAGTCAATTCGAGCGATTTGGCATTGAATACTCATTTACCACAGGTTGGGAGGTGGAAGACTTTGAGAAAGAAATCAAACCCAACACCAAAGTACTGTATTTGGAGACCCCATCAAACCCTTTATTGACCATTACTGATGTGAAAGGGGTAGCGGATTTGGCAAAAAAGAAAGGAATTTTGTCCATGATCGACAATACTTTTGCCAGTCCCATCAACCAAAACCCGGTTGATTTTGGAATCGATGTTGTGGTGCACAGTGCCACAAAATATATGGGGGGACACTCCGATATTTGTGCAGGCGTTGTTGCTGCATCGCAGGAGCATATGGACAAGGTTTGGCAAACCGCAATTTGTTTTGGAGGCAGTTTGAGCGATTATACCGTATGGCTGTTGGAACGTAGTTTAAAAACCATGGCCATCCGTGTAAAGGCCCAAAATGAAAATGCCATGAAAATGGCCGAATACCTTTACCGGAACAATGATGTGGACAATGTGTATTACCCGGGCCTAAAACATCATCCTGGGCACGAATTGGCCAAATCACAAATGAAGGGTTATGGGGGAATGCTCTCTTTTGAACTGAACCCGGAAATAGATGCTTCGCAGTTTTTCAAGGAATTAAAGTTGATAAAACCTTCCATGAGTCTGGCGGGAATTGAAAGTACCATGCTTTCGCCCACACAAACCTCCCATGCATTGATGAGCTCGGAGGATAGGGCCAAACAGGGGATAAAGGATTCATTGATTCGTTTTTCGCTTGGAATAGAGGAAACGGAAGATTTAATAGCGGATATAGAACAGGCGATCGCCAAGGTAAAATCCATGACCGTTACGGCTTAA
- a CDS encoding M14 family metallopeptidase, producing MLAVGIVVSTVLISSCKKNAQTVTTEEKTGYQGQGKSPVVPTVDKPIQKQWRGVWAFNDSTTFFSNKFDGARLNGVAYDGDDHYTIWVTAENTPINVSPWYAFQVWSNKPRNITVQLNYQDSRSRYYPKISVDGKNFKPIDSTNFKAINPGEGEFGIKAAPESAELTISVTKEPTWISAQELYTSTVVQEWVDSLSQKPFIENYPIGLSKEKRTMYLMEINQNKDAKKGLMIISRQHPPEVTGFLAMKSFIETISGDSELAKEFRKEHAVFAVPLMNPDGVDNGHWRHNMGGIDLNRDWQNFNQPETRNVRDFLVEKDKDYDFVFGADFHSTWDDIYYPIDTTVTGKKGKIIFDWIENISERLPQKKTNVSASDELDPTMVSSKYLYVNHGMPAIVFELGDNTSRPFLKEKGKVAAEEIMKLLMEQ from the coding sequence ATGTTAGCTGTAGGAATAGTAGTTTCCACAGTACTTATCTCCTCATGTAAAAAAAATGCACAAACCGTTACAACCGAAGAAAAAACCGGTTACCAAGGACAAGGTAAAAGTCCGGTCGTGCCCACGGTCGATAAACCCATCCAAAAGCAATGGCGAGGTGTTTGGGCCTTTAACGACAGTACCACTTTCTTTTCAAATAAATTTGATGGTGCCCGTTTGAACGGTGTTGCCTATGATGGCGACGACCATTATACCATTTGGGTGACCGCAGAAAATACCCCCATCAATGTGAGCCCTTGGTATGCTTTTCAGGTTTGGTCCAATAAGCCTCGAAACATTACGGTGCAGTTGAATTATCAAGATTCAAGAAGTAGGTATTACCCAAAAATAAGTGTCGATGGAAAAAATTTTAAACCCATTGACAGTACAAATTTTAAGGCCATCAATCCGGGTGAGGGCGAATTTGGGATAAAAGCAGCGCCAGAATCCGCGGAATTGACCATAAGCGTGACCAAAGAACCAACATGGATAAGCGCACAAGAGCTTTACACATCTACAGTGGTTCAGGAATGGGTGGATTCCTTGAGCCAAAAACCATTTATTGAGAATTATCCCATCGGTCTTTCCAAGGAAAAAAGGACGATGTATTTGATGGAAATCAACCAAAACAAGGATGCGAAAAAAGGACTGATGATCATTTCCAGACAACATCCACCCGAAGTAACAGGGTTTTTGGCGATGAAATCCTTTATCGAAACCATTTCCGGCGATTCGGAACTGGCCAAGGAGTTTAGAAAGGAGCATGCGGTTTTTGCGGTGCCATTGATGAATCCCGATGGAGTCGACAACGGGCATTGGAGACACAACATGGGCGGCATCGATTTAAATAGGGACTGGCAAAACTTTAACCAGCCAGAAACCAGAAACGTTCGGGATTTTCTGGTAGAAAAAGATAAAGACTACGATTTTGTGTTCGGAGCAGACTTCCACAGTACTTGGGACGACATCTACTACCCTATTGATACGACGGTGACAGGGAAAAAAGGAAAAATCATATTTGATTGGATCGAGAACATTAGCGAAAGGTTACCTCAAAAGAAAACCAATGTGAGTGCCTCCGATGAATTGGACCCAACCATGGTATCCAGTAAGTATTTATACGTAAACCACGGAATGCCGGCCATTGTTTTTGAACTTGGAGATAACACCTCCAGGCCTTTCCTAAAGGAAAAGGGCAAGGTTGCCGCAGAAGAAATCATGAAGCTTTTAATGGAGCAATAA
- a CDS encoding MATE family efflux transporter, translating into MTHQHTNSFKKFIHYFWIAISGKETEFTTGSIRKAIFMLSIPMILEMLMESIFALVDIAYVSKVSVNAVATIGLTESVITLVYALAIGLSMAATAVVARRIGEKDVDGARIAAVQAISLGVVISIIIGIVGIIFAKDILALMGAEPDLIAEGYGYTQFLIGGNITVVLLFLINAIFRGAGNASIAMWALVLSNGLNIILDPMFIFGFGPIPEMGVKGAAVATNIGRGSAVLFQLGILFFGWGKIKLMAKDLVLNFKVMLNLIKVSLGGIAQFLIGTSSWIFLMRIMSEFGSEVLAGYTIAIRVMMFTLMPSWGMSNAAATLVGQNLGAKQPDRAEQSVWKTGKYNAYFMGTVSLVYLIFANTIISWFNTTPEVVKSGALCLQVIALGYIFYAYGMVMTQAFNGAGDTGTPTKINLIAFWAFQLPLAYISALVLGWGATGVFVAITSAEILIAVLAMIWFKKGKWKKVQV; encoded by the coding sequence ATGACACATCAACATACAAACTCATTTAAAAAATTTATCCACTATTTCTGGATAGCTATCTCTGGAAAGGAAACGGAGTTTACCACGGGAAGTATCCGAAAGGCCATTTTTATGCTTTCCATTCCCATGATCTTGGAAATGCTCATGGAATCGATTTTTGCTCTGGTCGATATTGCCTATGTATCCAAAGTAAGCGTAAATGCCGTGGCCACGATCGGGCTCACGGAATCCGTAATCACATTGGTCTATGCTTTGGCCATTGGACTCAGTATGGCCGCCACCGCGGTTGTTGCCCGTAGGATTGGCGAAAAAGATGTGGATGGTGCGCGAATTGCGGCCGTGCAGGCCATAAGCTTAGGCGTAGTGATTTCCATAATAATAGGAATTGTTGGAATTATCTTCGCCAAGGACATTTTGGCCCTGATGGGAGCTGAGCCCGATTTGATTGCAGAGGGTTACGGATACACCCAATTCTTGATCGGCGGTAATATTACAGTGGTACTGTTGTTCTTGATCAATGCAATATTCCGTGGTGCGGGCAATGCATCCATTGCCATGTGGGCCTTGGTACTTTCCAACGGCCTCAACATCATTTTGGACCCGATGTTCATTTTCGGGTTTGGGCCAATTCCAGAAATGGGCGTAAAAGGTGCGGCGGTCGCTACCAATATTGGTAGGGGAAGTGCCGTATTGTTTCAGTTGGGAATTTTGTTCTTTGGATGGGGCAAGATCAAGTTGATGGCCAAGGACCTGGTTTTGAACTTTAAAGTAATGCTCAATTTGATCAAGGTCTCATTGGGCGGGATTGCCCAGTTTTTGATAGGAACCTCAAGTTGGATTTTTCTAATGCGGATCATGTCCGAGTTCGGAAGCGAAGTTTTGGCAGGATACACCATTGCCATTCGTGTGATGATGTTCACCTTGATGCCGTCTTGGGGAATGAGCAATGCGGCGGCTACATTGGTAGGTCAAAACCTTGGCGCCAAACAACCGGACAGGGCAGAGCAATCCGTTTGGAAAACTGGAAAGTACAATGCCTACTTTATGGGCACGGTTTCTTTGGTCTATCTCATTTTTGCCAATACCATCATATCTTGGTTCAATACAACACCCGAAGTCGTAAAAAGTGGTGCGCTTTGTCTTCAGGTGATCGCACTTGGGTATATTTTCTACGCCTACGGCATGGTCATGACCCAAGCATTCAATGGAGCAGGCGATACCGGAACCCCGACCAAGATCAACCTGATTGCTTTTTGGGCCTTCCAATTGCCGTTGGCCTATATATCGGCATTGGTTCTGGGCTGGGGGGCAACAGGTGTTTTTGTGGCCATCACCTCGGCGGAAATACTCATAGCGGTTTTGGCCATGATATGGTTTAAAAAAGGAAAGTGGAAGAAAGTCCAAGTATGA
- the bshB1 gene encoding bacillithiol biosynthesis deacetylase BshB1, producing MKLDILVFGAHPDDAELGAGATIAKEVSKGKKVGIVDLTRGELGTRGSAEIRDREAAKAAEILGVAVRENMEFADGFFVNDKEHQLELIKVIRKYRPEIVLCNAVEDRHIDHAKGSKLVSDACFLSGLMKIDTKIEDDDAWQEAWRPKLVYHFIQWKNLEPDFVVDVSGFIEKKTEAIMAYGSQFYDPNSDEPETPISSKNFTDSVNYRARDLGRIIGVEYAEGFTVERFVGVDSLYDLI from the coding sequence ATGAAATTAGACATTTTAGTATTCGGAGCGCATCCTGATGATGCCGAATTGGGTGCAGGCGCCACCATTGCAAAAGAAGTTTCCAAAGGAAAAAAGGTGGGCATAGTGGATTTGACCCGTGGTGAGCTAGGAACCCGAGGCTCTGCGGAAATCAGGGACAGGGAAGCGGCCAAGGCTGCCGAAATTTTGGGGGTGGCCGTTCGTGAAAACATGGAATTTGCCGACGGTTTTTTTGTGAACGACAAGGAACATCAGTTGGAACTCATCAAGGTAATTAGAAAATACAGACCTGAGATCGTGCTTTGCAATGCAGTCGAAGACCGTCATATAGATCATGCGAAAGGGAGCAAATTGGTGAGCGATGCATGCTTTTTGAGCGGTTTGATGAAAATCGATACCAAAATAGAAGATGATGATGCATGGCAAGAGGCCTGGAGACCAAAATTGGTCTATCATTTTATCCAATGGAAAAACTTGGAACCTGATTTTGTGGTGGATGTTTCGGGATTTATTGAGAAGAAAACCGAGGCCATTATGGCCTATGGTTCCCAGTTCTATGATCCCAATAGTGACGAACCCGAGACCCCTATCAGCAGTAAAAACTTTACCGATAGTGTAAATTATCGTGCTAGGGATTTGGGAAGGATCATAGGTGTGGAATATGCCGAAGGCTTTACCGTGGAACGCTTTGTGGGCGTGGATAGCCTTTACGACTTGATTTAG
- a CDS encoding tetratricopeptide repeat-containing sensor histidine kinase, whose protein sequence is MLSEKNLVINYKTSLFPIVVCALLLFSTSSISAQSSNERDSLAHKLQRLKSTNKFNPKDTTHIKLLVDLAFSYQYLDSDSLYSVANRALQYSKKIDYYHGVVRSFNALGNYHYNKGNREKAMPMFKEALELATEVDDVDSELAILNTLAQNYSFEGNYAEALNLNLRGIDLAREINDQKTLSVLNENIAGLYADQKDFKNALMFYDTVQKFNRNLGNETVDAETQSNMASLYKDAKDYKNAMFNINRSINIFEKHKIYDWLAYAYQVKGDIYLDQEKYKWALYWYDQSDMLFKHQIEDDRIQIQLMNGMAKVYFGLENDSLSLVYAKKGLALSKKIKSLQGQIDCSETLYKVHKKKGDNPEALAYLETFKSLSDSLFMDKNKQSLSLLETKLGYEQEKKELIEANEEALAKQRNYIYFSVIILLILSIITFVIRRSENIQKKLNKELKDKSQAVIQREAQLHEINKTNTKLFSIIGHDLRGPIGGLQGILKMFTEGDISTKELVSFIPKLKTDVDNISFTLNNLLSWGLNQLNGVVTKPKRVSLSYLVNNNTKLLSEIAQSKSIKIINQLPENPRIWADNNQIDIVIRNILSNAIKFTPENGLITIEAEEKGDMWQISIRDTGVGMTAEMQRSIFKDSSNITTYGTNNEKGTGLGLSLCKEMVQKNNGEIWVESVPRKGTTFYFTVPKAQNRYQKAS, encoded by the coding sequence GTGTTGTCAGAAAAAAACCTCGTAATCAACTACAAAACCTCACTATTCCCAATAGTGGTATGCGCCCTATTGCTCTTCTCCACATCTTCAATTTCGGCCCAGTCATCCAACGAAAGGGATAGCTTGGCACACAAACTGCAACGGCTTAAATCAACCAACAAGTTCAATCCCAAAGATACCACCCACATCAAATTATTGGTGGATCTGGCTTTTTCCTATCAGTATTTGGATAGCGATAGCTTGTACTCAGTAGCCAACAGGGCTTTGCAGTACAGTAAAAAAATTGATTATTACCATGGTGTTGTTCGGAGTTTCAATGCATTGGGAAACTATCATTACAACAAAGGAAATCGAGAAAAGGCCATGCCCATGTTCAAGGAGGCGTTGGAATTGGCCACCGAGGTGGACGATGTAGATTCCGAATTGGCCATTTTAAACACCTTGGCCCAAAACTATAGTTTTGAGGGCAACTATGCCGAAGCATTGAACCTAAACCTTAGGGGGATTGATCTGGCCAGGGAAATCAATGATCAAAAAACACTTTCCGTACTCAATGAAAATATTGCTGGGCTTTATGCCGACCAAAAGGATTTTAAGAATGCATTGATGTTCTACGACACGGTACAAAAATTCAATAGAAATCTGGGCAACGAGACAGTGGATGCGGAAACGCAGAGCAACATGGCATCGCTTTATAAAGATGCAAAGGATTACAAAAATGCAATGTTCAATATCAATAGGAGCATCAATATATTCGAAAAGCACAAAATTTACGATTGGCTGGCCTACGCCTATCAGGTAAAGGGAGATATTTATTTGGATCAGGAAAAGTACAAATGGGCCCTATATTGGTATGACCAGAGCGATATGCTGTTTAAACACCAAATTGAAGATGACCGTATCCAGATTCAATTGATGAACGGTATGGCCAAAGTATATTTTGGCTTGGAAAACGACAGTCTTTCGCTCGTTTATGCAAAAAAAGGGCTTGCACTCTCCAAAAAAATCAAATCCCTACAAGGCCAAATCGATTGTTCCGAAACCTTGTACAAGGTCCACAAAAAAAAGGGCGACAATCCCGAGGCACTGGCCTATCTTGAGACTTTTAAATCTTTGTCCGATTCCCTGTTCATGGACAAGAACAAGCAAAGCCTATCCTTATTGGAGACCAAATTGGGATACGAACAAGAGAAAAAAGAATTGATCGAGGCCAACGAGGAAGCCCTTGCCAAACAGCGGAACTACATTTATTTCTCCGTAATTATCCTTTTGATTTTGAGCATCATCACTTTTGTGATCCGTAGGAGTGAAAATATCCAGAAAAAACTGAACAAGGAGCTCAAGGACAAATCCCAGGCCGTGATCCAGCGCGAAGCACAATTGCACGAAATCAATAAAACAAACACCAAGCTCTTTTCCATCATTGGCCACGATCTACGCGGGCCCATCGGTGGGTTGCAGGGCATCTTAAAAATGTTCACCGAAGGCGATATCTCCACGAAGGAACTGGTTTCCTTTATCCCAAAACTTAAAACGGACGTGGACAATATTTCCTTTACATTGAACAATTTGCTTTCGTGGGGACTTAACCAGCTCAATGGTGTAGTTACCAAACCCAAGCGGGTATCCCTTTCTTACTTGGTGAACAACAACACAAAATTGCTGTCGGAAATTGCGCAGAGCAAATCCATCAAAATTATAAATCAACTGCCCGAAAATCCACGTATTTGGGCCGATAACAACCAAATTGACATTGTTATCCGAAATATTCTGAGCAATGCCATAAAATTTACGCCCGAAAATGGACTGATCACCATTGAAGCCGAGGAGAAAGGCGATATGTGGCAAATTTCCATTAGGGACACCGGTGTTGGCATGACGGCCGAAATGCAGCGATCTATTTTCAAGGATTCCTCCAACATTACCACCTATGGAACCAATAACGAAAAAGGTACGGGTCTGGGGCTATCCCTATGCAAGGAGATGGTGCAAAAAAACAATGGTGAAATTTGGGTGGAGAGCGTTCCACGCAAGGGAACAACTTTTTATTTTACGGTTCCCAAGGCCCAAAACAGGTACCAAAAAGCTTCCTAA